In Nocardioides marinus, one DNA window encodes the following:
- a CDS encoding cytochrome P450, producing MTTITETMSERAQSLLPMELQIRGAHLYDRTRRFVTRTNGRKIFTERPIPPVDDVALADIDLSNPFLYRQGMWQSYYQRVRDEAPVHYQANSPFGPFWSVTRHADIIAVDKDHETFSAEPFIIIGEPPRFMDVAMFIAMDPPKHDRQRAAVQGVVAPKNLREMETLIRSRVREVLDDLPIGEPFNWVDLVSIELTARMLATLLDFPYEQRRKLVEWSDLASSMEQANGGPSDNDTIFRGFVDAARGLSALWRDKEARLAAGEEPGFDLITMLQSNEDTKDLIDRPMEFLGNLILLIVGGNDTTRNSMSGGVLAFNRFPDQFEKLKANPELIPNAVSEIIRWQTPLAYMRRVAKKDTVLNGQFIRKGDKVIMWYASGNRDERVFDRPDDLIIDRSNARNHISFGFGVHRCMGNRLAEMQLRILWEELLPRFEKIEVVEEPEYVQSNFVRGISRLMVQLTPKTVA from the coding sequence ATGACGACGATCACTGAGACCATGAGCGAGCGCGCTCAGTCGCTGCTGCCGATGGAGCTGCAGATTCGCGGCGCGCACCTCTACGACCGGACGCGCCGTTTTGTGACGCGGACCAACGGACGGAAAATCTTCACGGAGCGACCAATCCCGCCCGTCGACGATGTCGCGCTCGCCGACATCGACCTGAGCAACCCCTTCCTGTACCGACAGGGCATGTGGCAGTCCTACTACCAGCGTGTCCGCGACGAGGCTCCCGTTCACTACCAGGCGAACAGCCCCTTCGGGCCTTTCTGGTCGGTGACTCGACACGCAGACATCATCGCGGTCGACAAAGACCACGAGACGTTCTCTGCCGAGCCGTTCATCATCATCGGTGAACCTCCGCGGTTCATGGACGTGGCCATGTTCATCGCCATGGATCCGCCGAAGCACGACAGGCAGCGTGCCGCCGTCCAAGGCGTCGTCGCTCCCAAGAACCTCCGCGAGATGGAGACGCTGATCCGCTCGCGCGTCAGGGAGGTCCTCGACGACCTCCCAATTGGCGAGCCGTTCAACTGGGTGGATCTCGTCTCCATCGAGCTGACGGCGCGGATGCTGGCGACGCTGCTCGACTTCCCCTACGAGCAGCGACGCAAGCTCGTGGAGTGGTCGGACCTTGCCAGCTCCATGGAGCAGGCCAACGGTGGACCATCCGACAACGACACGATCTTCCGAGGCTTCGTCGACGCGGCGCGCGGCCTCAGCGCCCTGTGGCGCGACAAGGAGGCGCGCCTCGCTGCAGGCGAAGAGCCGGGCTTCGACCTGATCACGATGCTGCAGAGCAATGAGGACACCAAGGACCTGATCGACCGCCCGATGGAGTTCCTCGGCAACCTGATCCTGCTGATCGTGGGAGGTAATGACACGACCCGCAACTCCATGAGTGGCGGAGTGTTGGCCTTCAACCGGTTCCCGGACCAGTTCGAGAAGCTCAAGGCGAACCCCGAGCTCATCCCGAACGCGGTCTCGGAGATCATCCGTTGGCAGACTCCACTCGCCTACATGCGCCGCGTCGCCAAGAAGGACACCGTCCTCAACGGCCAGTTCATCCGCAAGGGCGACAAGGTCATCATGTGGTACGCCTCAGGCAACCGGGACGAGAGGGTTTTCGATCGGCCCGATGACCTCATCATCGACCGCAGCAACGCACGCAACCACATCTCCTTCGGCTTCGGTGTCCACCGCTGCATGGGCAATCGGCTCGCGGAGATGCAGCTGCGCATCTTGTGGGAGGAGTTGCTCCCTCGCTTCGAGAAGATCGAGGTGGTCGAGGAGCCGGAGTATGTCCAGTCCAACTTCGTCCGAGGAATCAGCCGGCTGATGGTCCAGTTGACTCCCAAAACTGTCGCGTGA
- a CDS encoding MFS transporter — translation MGTPQRHPHPPRGGLKLLLFVMCLALALVIGAGSSLSLALPDIATATGANQTQLTWVVNAYALVFAALLLPVGIAADRFGRRSALLLGLALFAAASFTSGLVDDPGGLIALRGVAGVGAAAVMPATLSVLVDAYPEDEQSRAVSVWAGVSGAGALVGILAAGVLLDQFWWGSVQVVYGVAAGLTVIACAAVVPPSNNPDLALDVPGGLLSLGGLAGIVFAVIEGPERGWTSAPVVVGALAGGALLALFVWHELRTHEPMLDVRLFTSPFLATGSLIVFLQFFAAFGFFFLAPQWLQYVHRLDSLETALWLLPVAVGIGPASAAGPALLEKLGPGRLAGLGMALMAMATGALAAQAGGGQALWVFAATLIVFGFGFGLAITPGTTLIIGGLPDDRRTLSAAVNDVTREVGGALGGAVAASVLIAVYAQDLSTGLADSRIPASAEQTAEDGVAQALAISGDLGRDGAQLMSTAVEAFANGYGTALWVATSALLVGAAASVLGARRKTHPTKVARYPAAGQVPCRPTQTREGSQPLSPR, via the coding sequence ATGGGCACTCCACAGCGCCACCCTCATCCCCCACGCGGCGGTCTCAAACTTCTGCTCTTCGTCATGTGCCTGGCTCTGGCGCTCGTCATCGGAGCCGGCTCCTCGCTGTCTCTCGCCTTGCCCGACATCGCCACGGCTACCGGCGCAAATCAGACCCAGTTGACGTGGGTCGTCAACGCCTACGCCCTTGTCTTCGCCGCCCTGCTCCTCCCTGTCGGCATCGCAGCGGACCGATTCGGCCGTCGATCTGCACTCCTTCTGGGTCTCGCACTCTTCGCGGCCGCCAGCTTCACGTCGGGACTGGTAGACGACCCAGGAGGGCTCATCGCGCTCCGAGGAGTCGCCGGGGTGGGGGCGGCTGCCGTCATGCCCGCCACCCTTTCTGTGCTTGTCGACGCCTACCCCGAAGATGAGCAGAGCCGCGCCGTGTCGGTATGGGCGGGCGTCTCCGGTGCCGGCGCCCTCGTGGGAATCCTCGCCGCAGGCGTGCTACTGGACCAGTTCTGGTGGGGCAGCGTCCAGGTCGTCTACGGCGTGGCCGCCGGCTTGACGGTGATTGCATGCGCTGCCGTCGTGCCGCCCTCGAACAATCCCGATCTCGCGCTGGACGTGCCTGGCGGCCTGCTGTCGCTCGGCGGTCTGGCCGGAATCGTTTTCGCAGTGATCGAGGGGCCAGAACGCGGGTGGACATCGGCACCTGTCGTCGTCGGCGCTCTCGCCGGAGGAGCGCTCCTCGCCCTGTTCGTCTGGCACGAGTTGCGCACCCACGAGCCCATGCTCGACGTACGACTATTCACCTCACCCTTCCTCGCCACCGGGAGCCTGATCGTCTTTCTCCAGTTCTTCGCCGCCTTCGGGTTCTTCTTCCTGGCTCCTCAATGGCTTCAGTACGTCCATCGTCTCGACTCACTCGAGACAGCACTATGGCTCCTTCCCGTCGCCGTCGGCATCGGCCCAGCCTCAGCAGCTGGACCCGCCCTGCTGGAAAAGCTCGGACCCGGACGGCTCGCCGGTCTGGGAATGGCCCTCATGGCGATGGCTACCGGCGCACTTGCTGCTCAGGCTGGCGGCGGACAGGCTCTCTGGGTGTTCGCAGCCACGTTGATCGTGTTCGGCTTCGGCTTCGGGCTGGCTATCACTCCCGGGACCACCCTCATCATCGGCGGACTCCCCGACGATCGACGAACCCTTTCGGCCGCCGTCAACGACGTCACTCGCGAGGTCGGCGGCGCACTGGGCGGGGCCGTGGCCGCCTCCGTGCTCATCGCCGTCTACGCCCAGGATCTCTCAACTGGACTCGCCGACTCCCGCATCCCAGCCTCAGCCGAACAAACCGCCGAGGACGGCGTCGCACAAGCCTTGGCGATCTCAGGCGACCTCGGCCGCGACGGAGCCCAACTGATGTCGACTGCGGTGGAGGCTTTCGCCAACGGTTACGGAACAGCTCTTTGGGTGGCCACCTCGGCACTCCTCGTCGGCGCAGCCGCGTCGGTCCTCGGCGCCCGGAGGAAGACTCACCCGACCAAGGTCGCGCGATACCCAGCGGCGGGTCAGGTCCCGTGTCGTCCTACCCAGACCCGGGAGGGGAGTCAGCCCCTCTCGCCGCGGTGA
- a CDS encoding helix-turn-helix domain-containing protein, with product MARTEVGVPPLAFIQLLDGGVLDPEAVTRFRLLLDAEGWSELDLVRRDHQVPVRWFREVYPDLDTDTATRFGLAFAEQAQLTSFGPLSLPLVSAASVAEVFELLAYLPLISGSLRPHFHHASEGLTVGLAGHTGDPVLDCLVTAYCGAALLRVVDMLAGEQPGMNLHLAWQAPPDALLERDVIADRLVFDARTSFIHVPTHILDVPCRFPDPVAYRMALSELRRALEREGTPSSVTESVSRAIERAPGSSSLSRVAEAMGMSVSTLKRRLEAEGTTFREVRESVLRERAIVLLLDPALPMSQIAVDLGYSDLANFHHAFKRWTRRSPGEFRRAGIRPRSGARLTVPPTRVDQPDNGVAVPAIE from the coding sequence GTGGCACGAACGGAGGTCGGCGTACCTCCGCTGGCCTTCATCCAGTTGCTGGACGGCGGCGTCCTCGACCCTGAGGCAGTCACGCGCTTCCGCCTTCTCCTCGACGCCGAGGGTTGGTCAGAGCTGGACCTGGTTCGACGTGACCACCAGGTCCCCGTGCGTTGGTTTCGTGAGGTCTACCCCGATCTCGATACCGACACCGCGACGCGCTTCGGCCTCGCGTTCGCAGAGCAGGCGCAATTGACGTCCTTCGGACCGCTCAGTCTGCCGCTGGTCAGTGCTGCGTCTGTCGCCGAGGTGTTCGAGCTCCTCGCTTACCTGCCGCTCATCTCGGGAAGTCTGCGTCCTCATTTCCACCACGCCTCGGAGGGCCTGACCGTTGGCCTCGCCGGGCACACTGGCGATCCAGTGCTGGACTGCCTCGTCACCGCCTACTGCGGGGCCGCGCTCCTGCGCGTGGTAGATATGTTGGCTGGGGAACAGCCTGGGATGAACTTGCACCTCGCTTGGCAGGCGCCCCCGGACGCGCTGCTGGAGCGGGACGTCATCGCGGATCGCTTGGTCTTCGACGCACGCACCTCGTTCATCCACGTCCCAACGCACATTCTCGACGTTCCGTGCCGTTTCCCAGATCCGGTCGCCTACCGGATGGCCCTCAGCGAACTCCGGCGCGCCCTGGAGCGCGAGGGGACCCCGAGCAGCGTGACCGAGTCCGTCAGCCGTGCGATCGAGCGCGCACCGGGGTCCAGCAGCCTTTCTCGTGTAGCCGAGGCCATGGGCATGTCGGTCAGCACGTTGAAACGGCGTCTTGAGGCTGAGGGTACGACCTTCCGAGAGGTGCGGGAATCCGTCCTGCGCGAGCGCGCGATCGTGCTGCTCCTCGATCCTGCGCTGCCCATGAGCCAGATCGCTGTCGACCTTGGCTACAGCGACCTGGCCAACTTCCACCACGCGTTCAAGCGCTGGACCAGACGATCCCCGGGCGAGTTTCGACGTGCCGGGATCCGGCCCCGATCGGGGGCGCGACTCACCGTGCCGCCCACCCGCGTTGATCAACCTGATAACGGTGTCGCCGTTCCGGCCATCGAGTGA
- a CDS encoding PucR family transcriptional regulator, translated as MNQFVSNEATSERVDWWVDRTVRGIQEEVPEVALRPGLAQQLDEAVRENWLSFLRQLPRSRMEFVFVPGAERIARESAQTALPLEALNRIYRIAQQSTWSYVTDLVGSVDDSRAERADLLIFLWERASAWIDRAINETSRVYHESRRRIDISRNALWLEAVTRILAGEALDSRWISSELGGYSLSGHHTAFVLATDDQEADTESLEESYRHLAGELRLSQPLVVRPGGRRLWMWAATTRPLSVDAHDVSMDGPMRSIRVAVGPSRPGRSGFVSSHNQSLRMLNVLHPDKRGLFLYSRYELLALLGCDEEVDGFVRRTLGDLLNPEEHEARLRQTVATYLALDGSADRTAAALSVHRNTVRYRLQQAGALLGDRLSVTSSDVALALMHLDLCHAGRLAERPGA; from the coding sequence GTGAACCAGTTCGTCAGCAATGAGGCCACGTCCGAGCGCGTCGACTGGTGGGTCGATCGAACGGTTCGCGGGATCCAGGAAGAGGTGCCGGAGGTCGCCTTGCGCCCCGGTCTAGCGCAACAACTCGACGAGGCCGTGCGTGAGAACTGGTTGAGTTTCCTGCGTCAACTGCCGAGGTCGCGAATGGAATTCGTCTTTGTTCCCGGCGCAGAGCGGATCGCGCGCGAGTCCGCCCAGACAGCACTTCCCCTGGAGGCGTTGAACAGGATCTATCGCATCGCTCAGCAGAGCACGTGGAGCTACGTCACTGATCTGGTCGGTTCAGTCGATGACTCCCGTGCCGAACGTGCAGATCTGCTCATCTTCTTGTGGGAGCGAGCGTCCGCATGGATCGACCGGGCGATCAATGAGACGAGTCGGGTCTACCACGAATCACGTCGACGTATCGATATCAGTCGAAACGCGCTGTGGCTCGAGGCGGTGACCCGCATACTGGCTGGCGAGGCCCTGGACAGCCGATGGATCTCATCGGAACTCGGAGGCTACTCCCTGAGCGGACACCACACGGCCTTCGTTCTTGCGACCGACGACCAGGAAGCTGACACGGAGTCGTTAGAGGAGTCCTATCGTCACTTGGCGGGAGAACTGCGTCTGAGCCAGCCCCTCGTGGTACGCCCCGGCGGACGACGGCTGTGGATGTGGGCGGCGACGACAAGGCCTCTATCAGTCGATGCACACGACGTGTCGATGGACGGACCCATGAGATCGATAAGAGTGGCCGTGGGGCCCAGTCGTCCTGGCCGCTCCGGCTTTGTCTCTTCTCACAATCAGTCACTTCGCATGCTCAACGTGCTGCATCCAGACAAGCGCGGCCTCTTCCTGTACAGCCGCTACGAGTTGTTAGCTCTGCTGGGCTGTGATGAGGAGGTCGACGGGTTCGTTCGTCGGACCTTGGGTGACTTACTCAATCCTGAAGAACATGAGGCACGACTGCGGCAGACCGTCGCGACGTACTTGGCGCTCGATGGAAGCGCCGACCGAACAGCCGCGGCTCTCTCGGTTCACCGCAACACTGTCAGGTACCGCTTGCAGCAGGCCGGCGCCCTCCTGGGGGATCGGCTCTCGGTCACGAGCAGCGATGTGGCCCTCGCTCTCATGCACCTGGACCTGTGTCACGCAGGACGACTCGCCGAACGGCCCGGCGCGTGA
- a CDS encoding MlaE family ABC transporter permease — MVRSSSQTIPRSDPDVAAGPSGMTPAAQQIAREAAGSTFLAQTLATFGDFYTFSGNVFRQMFTRRFRFNEFVSQAWFITTVSFAPALLVAIPFCVVIIFQVNQLLIQIGAVDLAGAGAAVAVVREIGPIVSVLVVAGAGATAICADLGSRKIRDEIDAMVTLGIDPIQRLVVPRVLASMLVGVALNGMVTVVGLVGGYIFSVVLQGATPGLYVADLTLLVGLEDFLASEIKAAVFGLLAGLTACYLGLNAKGGPKGVGDAVNQTVVFAFMLLFAANSVISAVFLQIK, encoded by the coding sequence ATGGTGAGGTCGTCGAGCCAGACCATTCCCCGCTCCGACCCCGACGTGGCCGCTGGCCCCTCCGGGATGACGCCGGCCGCGCAGCAGATCGCGCGCGAGGCGGCGGGGTCGACCTTCCTGGCGCAGACCCTGGCGACGTTCGGCGACTTCTACACGTTTTCGGGCAACGTGTTCCGCCAGATGTTCACACGCCGCTTCCGCTTCAACGAGTTCGTGTCACAGGCATGGTTCATCACGACGGTGTCTTTCGCGCCGGCGCTCCTGGTAGCGATCCCTTTCTGCGTCGTCATCATCTTCCAGGTCAACCAGCTGCTGATCCAGATCGGCGCAGTGGATCTGGCGGGAGCGGGTGCGGCCGTGGCGGTCGTGCGCGAGATCGGTCCGATCGTGAGTGTCCTAGTGGTCGCCGGAGCGGGAGCGACGGCCATCTGCGCGGACCTCGGCTCGCGCAAGATCCGTGACGAGATCGACGCCATGGTCACGCTGGGGATCGACCCCATCCAACGGCTCGTGGTCCCCCGTGTTCTTGCCTCCATGCTGGTGGGCGTTGCCCTCAACGGCATGGTCACCGTGGTGGGACTGGTCGGTGGGTACATCTTCTCCGTCGTACTCCAGGGCGCGACCCCTGGCCTGTACGTCGCCGACCTCACCCTTCTCGTGGGTCTCGAGGACTTCCTCGCCTCCGAGATCAAGGCCGCCGTCTTCGGGCTGCTCGCGGGTCTCACTGCCTGCTACCTGGGCCTGAACGCCAAGGGTGGTCCGAAGGGTGTCGGAGACGCGGTCAACCAGACCGTGGTCTTCGCTTTCATGCTGCTCTTCGCGGCCAACAGCGTCATCAGCGCCGTCTTCTTGCAGATCAAGTAG
- a CDS encoding cold-shock protein yields the protein MAQGTVKWFNAEKGFGFIAQEDGGDDVFVHYSAIQTQGYKSLDENQKVEFDVTSGPKGPQAENVRPL from the coding sequence ATGGCTCAGGGCACCGTGAAGTGGTTCAACGCCGAGAAGGGTTTCGGCTTCATTGCGCAGGAGGACGGCGGCGACGACGTCTTCGTGCACTACTCGGCGATCCAGACCCAGGGCTACAAGTCCCTGGACGAGAACCAGAAGGTCGAGTTCGACGTCACGTCGGGCCCGAAGGGTCCGCAGGCGGAGAACGTTCGTC
- a CDS encoding 2Fe-2S iron-sulfur cluster-binding protein, whose product MSVITFISHDGEKYETPLEEGQSLMQIAISNLIPGIDGDCGGEAACGTCHVVVDEGWVDVMGRSTPVEEEMLSMNPERESTSRLACQMTMSEGCDGLVVRLPEFQM is encoded by the coding sequence ATGTCAGTCATCACGTTCATCTCTCACGACGGGGAGAAGTACGAGACACCGCTGGAAGAAGGCCAGTCACTGATGCAGATCGCCATCAGCAACCTGATTCCCGGGATCGACGGCGACTGCGGCGGTGAGGCGGCCTGCGGGACCTGCCACGTCGTGGTGGACGAGGGCTGGGTCGACGTGATGGGTCGATCCACGCCTGTTGAGGAAGAGATGCTCTCGATGAATCCCGAGCGTGAGTCCACCTCGCGGCTGGCCTGCCAGATGACCATGAGTGAGGGCTGTGACGGCCTCGTCGTCCGGCTCCCCGAATTCCAGATGTGA
- a CDS encoding TetR/AcrR family transcriptional regulator: MDLRSRRRLQVRRDVAEKAARLFAERGYEHVTVAEIAAAAGISRRTFFTHFASKEEAALASAADVLESLQRSLSAKKSEISFTSVVRDNVSELIAWHEHHAELLEQRRRIALSNPDLAAKVAAARTQAERDMVTPHLAAELGLPPDHHTVMLVVGAFTGLGDVLMSRAPDLLPADVATLADEALDLFEALLLRVKQTLPGTSI; the protein is encoded by the coding sequence ATGGACTTGCGCTCACGGAGACGCCTGCAGGTCCGTCGCGACGTCGCGGAGAAGGCCGCGAGACTCTTCGCCGAGCGGGGCTACGAGCACGTCACCGTTGCTGAGATCGCAGCCGCCGCTGGAATCTCGCGGCGCACGTTCTTCACCCACTTCGCCAGCAAGGAGGAGGCTGCTCTCGCCAGTGCCGCAGATGTCCTGGAATCCTTGCAACGATCATTGTCCGCGAAGAAGTCGGAGATCAGTTTCACGAGCGTCGTTCGCGACAACGTCTCGGAGCTCATCGCGTGGCACGAGCATCACGCTGAGCTCCTCGAGCAACGCCGTCGCATAGCGCTCTCGAACCCGGACTTGGCAGCCAAGGTCGCAGCCGCTCGGACACAGGCCGAACGGGACATGGTGACGCCCCACCTTGCTGCGGAGCTCGGTCTCCCACCCGACCACCACACCGTCATGCTGGTCGTGGGCGCCTTCACCGGTCTGGGAGACGTCTTGATGTCGCGAGCTCCGGACCTGCTGCCTGCCGATGTGGCGACGCTGGCGGACGAGGCCTTGGATCTGTTCGAGGCGCTCCTGCTGCGGGTCAAGCAAACGCTCCCGGGAACATCAATTTGA
- a CDS encoding FAD-dependent oxidoreductase, whose product MTRARGTALVVGASHAGAQVAASLRQEGWDGDVLLVGDEAALPYQRPPLSKAYLAGTSSIDDLAIRKSEFYEKHRIRLVRATVTGLDRAARRIWTSDGGTISYDGLALCTGGRARRAALPGSTLEGVHYLRTFADVEAIRQSVRPGGRAVIIGGGYIGLETAASLRTLGLEVTVLEAAERVLARVTAPAVSSFYERVHREAGVDIRTSVLAEGIEGHTSVTAVRVTGGERVAADLVIVGIGLVPNTELAAEAGLRVDDGIVIDDHARTSDDRIVAAGDCVSHRLARYDRLVRLESVPSATEQAKAAAATLCGKERPIRALPWFWSDQYDLKLQIAGLNTGYDEVSLSGDPAADRDFSCFYFRDGLLLAADCVNRPRDFMWIKQALGRGGKVDRAQLEGALQPHP is encoded by the coding sequence GTGACCCGAGCCAGAGGCACGGCCCTTGTCGTCGGCGCCAGCCATGCCGGTGCCCAGGTAGCCGCGAGTCTGCGGCAGGAGGGCTGGGACGGTGACGTCCTCCTGGTCGGGGACGAGGCGGCGTTGCCCTACCAACGGCCTCCCCTGTCCAAGGCCTACCTCGCCGGCACGAGCAGCATCGACGATCTTGCGATACGCAAGAGCGAGTTCTACGAGAAGCATCGGATCCGCTTGGTGAGGGCGACCGTCACCGGCCTCGATCGAGCAGCGCGTCGCATCTGGACGAGCGACGGAGGGACCATCTCGTACGACGGATTGGCGCTGTGCACCGGAGGTCGCGCGCGTCGTGCTGCCCTGCCCGGCAGCACGCTCGAGGGGGTCCACTACCTGCGCACTTTCGCCGATGTCGAGGCGATACGGCAGTCCGTGCGGCCGGGAGGACGCGCTGTCATCATCGGCGGCGGCTACATCGGTTTGGAGACGGCCGCCTCCCTTCGGACCCTCGGGCTCGAGGTGACCGTGCTCGAGGCCGCCGAACGGGTTCTCGCGAGGGTCACCGCCCCCGCGGTGTCGAGCTTCTACGAGCGGGTGCACCGCGAGGCTGGCGTCGATATCCGAACGAGCGTCCTGGCCGAGGGCATCGAAGGGCACACGTCGGTGACGGCCGTCCGTGTGACCGGCGGCGAGCGTGTCGCGGCCGACCTCGTCATCGTCGGCATCGGGCTCGTCCCGAACACCGAGCTCGCTGCCGAGGCCGGCTTGCGCGTCGACGACGGCATCGTCATCGACGACCACGCCCGCACCAGTGACGACCGCATCGTGGCGGCGGGCGACTGCGTGAGCCATCGGTTGGCTCGCTACGACCGGCTGGTCCGCTTGGAGTCCGTACCGAGCGCCACCGAGCAGGCGAAAGCGGCAGCGGCCACGCTCTGCGGCAAGGAACGGCCCATCAGGGCCCTGCCCTGGTTCTGGTCCGACCAGTACGACCTGAAGCTGCAGATCGCGGGCCTGAACACCGGGTACGACGAGGTCTCGTTGAGCGGCGACCCGGCCGCCGACCGCGACTTCTCCTGCTTCTACTTCCGAGATGGCCTGTTGCTCGCCGCGGATTGTGTGAATCGACCCCGGGATTTCATGTGGATCAAACAGGCACTCGGCCGGGGCGGCAAGGTCGATCGGGCACAGCTCGAGGGAGCTCTTCAGCCCCATCCGTAA
- a CDS encoding fatty acid--CoA ligase, giving the protein MLSTMMNVPLTTAAILRHGERVNATARVRTLGPDGSVRSGTFADVGRRSAQLAHALLAIGVRGDERVATLMWNNQEHVEAYCAVPSMGAVLHTLNPRLTPEQLIYIARHADDQVVLVDGTLSPLLAAILPHLERVHTVVVTGGVDLTPLQRDGVNVVGYEDFLQGHPERFDWPEIDELSAAAMCYTSGTTGNPKGVAYSHRSTYLHSMAACAADGLSVTGDDAILAIVPMFHANAWGLVYAALMAGADLVMPDRFLQAEPLVKLIARERPTIAGAVPTIWSDVLHHLQAHPGQDISSLKLVACGGSAVPVHLMRAFQENHGVTIVQAWGMTETSPLAAIARPPASVSESEHWALRATQGRPVAGVEVRLVDDAGRELPHDGESVGEIQVRGPWITGSYVGDEDPEKFDDGWLRTGDVGRIDERSFITLTDRAKDVIKSGGEWISSVELELLLAGHPDVLEATVIGVPDEKWQERPLAVVVLRDGATVDPRQLRDFLDGKVAKWWLPERWSFVREVPKTSVGKFDKKVLRSQHSAGALLVVNI; this is encoded by the coding sequence ATGCTCAGCACGATGATGAACGTCCCTCTGACGACTGCGGCGATCCTCAGGCACGGAGAGCGAGTGAACGCGACAGCACGTGTCCGAACTCTGGGGCCAGACGGATCGGTGAGATCGGGAACGTTCGCCGACGTCGGGAGGCGGTCAGCCCAGCTGGCGCATGCGCTGCTCGCCATCGGGGTCCGTGGCGACGAGCGTGTGGCAACCCTGATGTGGAACAACCAGGAGCACGTCGAGGCTTACTGCGCTGTCCCGTCGATGGGCGCCGTGCTGCACACCCTCAACCCGCGTTTGACGCCGGAGCAGCTGATCTACATCGCTCGTCACGCCGATGACCAGGTGGTCCTCGTCGATGGAACTCTGTCGCCCCTGCTTGCTGCGATCCTCCCCCACCTCGAGCGGGTACACACCGTGGTCGTGACAGGGGGGGTGGACCTGACGCCCCTGCAGAGGGACGGCGTGAACGTCGTGGGCTACGAGGACTTCCTCCAGGGACACCCTGAGCGATTCGACTGGCCAGAGATCGATGAGCTGAGCGCTGCGGCTATGTGTTACACCTCAGGAACGACCGGGAACCCCAAGGGCGTCGCCTACAGCCACCGCTCGACGTACCTTCACTCGATGGCGGCATGCGCCGCCGACGGACTCAGCGTCACGGGCGACGATGCGATCCTTGCGATCGTCCCCATGTTCCACGCCAACGCCTGGGGTCTGGTCTACGCAGCGCTCATGGCTGGCGCCGATCTGGTGATGCCCGATCGCTTCCTGCAAGCCGAACCCCTCGTCAAACTTATCGCCCGTGAACGTCCGACGATCGCGGGTGCGGTGCCGACCATCTGGAGCGACGTGCTCCATCATCTCCAGGCTCACCCAGGTCAGGACATCTCGTCTCTCAAACTGGTGGCCTGCGGTGGATCCGCGGTGCCCGTCCATCTCATGCGTGCCTTCCAGGAGAACCACGGTGTGACCATCGTCCAAGCCTGGGGGATGACCGAGACATCGCCGCTCGCAGCCATCGCCAGGCCTCCCGCGTCGGTGAGCGAGTCGGAGCATTGGGCATTGCGTGCCACGCAGGGACGCCCGGTCGCCGGGGTCGAGGTGCGCTTGGTGGACGATGCCGGCCGCGAGCTGCCCCACGACGGCGAGTCAGTGGGGGAGATCCAGGTGCGTGGCCCCTGGATCACGGGGTCCTACGTCGGTGACGAGGACCCGGAGAAGTTCGATGACGGATGGCTGCGCACCGGCGACGTGGGTCGCATCGACGAGCGCAGCTTCATCACCCTGACGGACAGGGCCAAGGACGTCATCAAGTCGGGCGGTGAGTGGATCTCTTCCGTCGAGCTCGAGCTCCTCCTGGCTGGTCACCCTGACGTCTTGGAGGCAACGGTCATCGGCGTGCCGGACGAGAAGTGGCAGGAGCGACCGCTGGCTGTGGTCGTGCTGCGGGACGGCGCGACGGTCGACCCGAGGCAGTTGCGCGATTTCCTCGACGGCAAGGTTGCTAAGTGGTGGCTCCCAGAGCGATGGTCCTTCGTGCGCGAGGTGCCGAAGACATCGGTCGGCAAATTCGACAAGAAGGTGCTGCGGTCTCAGCACTCTGCCGGAGCCCTGCTCGTCGTGAACATCTGA